Proteins co-encoded in one Patescibacteria group bacterium genomic window:
- a CDS encoding glycosyltransferase family 2 protein codes for MKLSIIIPIYNEEESIFKLYQKLKEVLSILDAQYEIIAVNDGSTDNSYQALKEISQNDNAFKVINFRKNFGQTAAISAGIDMSKGEIIVPIDADLENKPEDIPNLLEKLDEGYDVVSGWRKHRWEESFFTRRLTSLIANLLISKIVGLKLHDYGCTMKAYRRDVIKDIKFYGDMHRFIPAYAMWYGAKIVEIPIAYEPRQYGKSKYGIGRTFRVLLDILTIRFLTDYLNRPMHFFGRIGFWLFLFSFLSGFLALYLRFFFGVSLILTPLPLLTAFLVIIGIQFILMGLLAEILIRTYYESQKKSVYLIKEKINF; via the coding sequence ATGAAATTAAGCATTATTATCCCAATTTATAATGAGGAAGAAAGTATTTTTAAGTTGTACCAAAAACTTAAAGAAGTTTTGTCTATATTAGATGCGCAATACGAAATAATTGCCGTGAATGATGGTTCAACTGATAATAGTTATCAAGCGCTTAAAGAGATTTCTCAAAACGATAATGCGTTTAAAGTAATTAATTTTAGGAAAAACTTTGGTCAAACAGCGGCAATTTCAGCAGGAATAGATATGTCAAAGGGAGAAATTATTGTTCCCATTGATGCTGATTTAGAAAATAAGCCAGAAGATATTCCTAATCTTTTAGAAAAATTAGACGAAGGATATGATGTTGTTTCTGGATGGAGAAAACATAGATGGGAAGAAAGTTTTTTTACCAGAAGATTAACTTCTCTTATTGCTAATTTGCTAATTTCAAAAATAGTTGGGCTAAAGTTACACGATTACGGATGCACAATGAAGGCATATAGGAGAGATGTTATCAAGGATATTAAATTTTATGGCGATATGCATCGCTTTATTCCGGCTTACGCAATGTGGTATGGCGCGAAAATAGTTGAAATTCCAATTGCTTATGAGCCCAGGCAATACGGAAAATCAAAATATGGGATAGGACGAACCTTCCGTGTTTTATTAGACATCTTAACAATTAGATTCTTAACGGATTATTTAAATCGTCCAATGCATTTTTTTGGCAGAATTGGATTTTGGTTGTTTCTTTTTAGTTTCTTATCAGGTTTTTTAGCTTTATATCTTAGATTCTTTTTTGGAGTATCGTTAATTTTAACTCCATTGCCGCTATTGACCGCGTTCTTGGTTATTATTGGCATTCAGTTTATTTTAATGGGTCTTTTAGCGGAAATATTGATAAGAACTTATTACGAATCTCAAAAGAAATCAGTTTATTTAATTAAAGAAAAAATTAATTTTTAA